The Triticum aestivum cultivar Chinese Spring chromosome 4B, IWGSC CS RefSeq v2.1, whole genome shotgun sequence sequence TAATGAAATTAGAGGCCCCTATGATGTCATAAACTTATGTGCATATTTGCTTGGTCTTTCTATGGAGCGAGCCAAAGCTGCTATGTCCGTAAACTGCAGGTGAGTCATATATCTATTACCTGGAGAGGTTCAGACATCTTATTCCACATGGCTTGAACCATGTAATGATTTGCTGATGTGGCTAGTTTCTCGCACTACTATGAATGCATGTTTTTATCTTAGCATTATTTATTGTTCAAAAATATCGGCCGATAAATCAGTTGACTGACCGATTAATCCCTGCTCGGCGGGTCACCGAGTAGTCGATTAACTGATTTTCTGGCCGTCTTACTGGTTGATTCCCGTACTAATCCTCTACGCGCCAGCGGccgagcagttaccagttaacTATCTCATGAACATTGGCATCCTTTATTTGACGGATTATGAGTTAGTCTAGACTTTAGAAGTCTTCTTTTTTTCTCCTCCTATTTATTTCTGCCCATTTTCTTTCTATGTTTCCAAGAACTCCTTTGTATCCTATCAAGAGGGTGATTGTGGGGTTTTGGTGGGAAAACAACTTCTACTCCCTCCTTTTTCTAAATATAATcccttttagatatttcaatatggactacatacggatgtatatagacatattttagagtgtagattcacttattttgctccgtatgtagtccatattaaaatctctaaaaggtcttatatttaggaacggagcaaGTAGTTTATTTAGCTTTAGCTCTGCGTCTGCGTTTGCAACCTACCAGCTGTTGTGTCATTTTACTTTGTGCACAAGTTTCTATTTAGGAAGGCACCCATTTCACCATGAATCATAATGCAATATTATGTCATCTGTTCATTATCAGGTTGCTTATTTCCAAGGCTACGAGGAAGAAACATTTCTACAAAGAGACAATTAGAATCGATAGACTGTTACCAAATGAGCAACTAAATTCAACAAAGTATAAGGTTGGTGACTGGATTGGTTTGGATCCTATATCTTTTAAAGGTGATCCACAAACTTTGGAGACAAATCTAGAACCTTCTCCCAACAAAGATGAACTACCTGTTTTACCCACGAATTTTCCCGCCAAAGTATTGTGTCAAAAACGTCATGATGCTGATGTGTCTCTCTTTGCCGACCGGTTAGAGCAGTCTACTGATGATAGTGAAATTCCAGTTGAAACTCAAGAGGAAACCTTACAGGCTAACAGAAGCGAAGCTCACAGTGGTGCTGTTCACACCATCATGGTTAATCCCGAAAACAATGAAATTGTTATGGCTGGCAGTGTGCAGGCTTGTGTTGCCTCTTCTGTTGACCAGAAATGCATTGAGGAGCATGTTGAATTTGTTGAGGATGCAATGGAATTAGATGCTACAGAATTGTGCACAGTAAACCTCATTTCAGGTGACAGTAGTCCTTTATCCTCCGATGTTAAGTTACCATGTTCTTCTCTTCCCCGGAGCATGGAGCTTTTTGACACTAGTCTTGAGAACAAGGATCCTGACCAACCTAGTGAAATCGTAGATCATACTAATGCTTGTGCAAATCAAGGGTATATCCGCACATCTGGTAAGAGGGAGGAACAGGCACCTCTGGATCATGAAATTGTTTCATGTTCTGATGTTTGCCTCGAGGGTAAGTGCCTGGACAAACCTGATAATGTTCCAGTTGATTCGAAGACTCACAGACATGCTGTGGAATCATTGGGGTGCTCAACTGTTGGGCGAGATGATGAGTCGCCATTAAATCTTACAGTTCCGTTGAGTACTGATTTATGCGAAGACATTGTACTGCCAGCTCATCAAGTAGAGCAAAATGTGGATGAAGGCATAGAAAATACTGACAGTTATAAGGTCGAACCGGTTTATAGAAATGCAGTAAGAATGATTTCAGTGGAAAATACTCTCAGTGGTCAAGAGATCAGTTCAGCTGCTGTTGTTTATGATAAGGGGTCCAGTGATGGAACTTGGGCAAATAATGAATTGGAAGAACCGAATTTAAAGAAACCCAATGCTTCATTAGAGAAAGATGTCGCTAAAGTAGACGAGGGGCCGCTAAATTATGATTCTGCAGATAAGGTGGATATATCTACAGCTAGATCAGGTGATATGAACTATTCATCATTAATTTGTCTGAATTGGCAACATATCGACATTTACTAACTGCAACTTTACTCTCTTGAGCACGTAATAGAGAATACTGTTTTTTGGTGATACAAACATTTCCTTTTCTGTTAGTTCTTCTCATTCTTGCACTATTATCTAAGCTATTCATGAGACGACACAAAGGGCAATTGAAGCTGTTGATATGTGTTTAAAATAAGGCCACGATAAGTAATTTCTGAAAATGTGGGAATCCTTTTTGAAAATATTGTACTTAGTTTTTAGTATGAAGATATAAACTATTGGTATATTATCCCATACATATCTAAAGTCTTATTGGTTTTGCAGAAAAGCGAAGACAAAAACTATTGTTGCACGGCCCCTCGTATGTTCCTTTCTTGGGCTTCCTTAAGCCTGTGTCTTTCAAGAAGAAAGTATGCAAAGTAAGAGGCCTGGTCAAAtctttatatcatattgtttgccTAAAATGTGCTGGCTAACGCTAATCAATGTTAATTATGAATCATGTGTAAGCTATGAGTTCAGCTGTTCAGGAGCATATTACTAATGCTGAAGCCATTGTCAACCTATCATGATATACAATAGCCGTCACTTAATTCTGTGTGACATCACTAATGATATAAGTATTGCTGCAAGATAGAACTGTAGTATGGTTTTGACGGTCTATAGTCAGCGAAGCAATTTTCTAGTGTAGGCATAGATAAAAAACCGCAAACTTTGCCATAGTCTTGCAAAGTTTGCATGTTATGCCTCAGTTAGTGCAGGTTCCTCTTTTAGATTGAAATAAACCACTGTGCATAATCACCATTGATGGCCAGTGTGCCGATTTGGTGAACATTAAGCTTTATTGGCTTCCCGAAGTAGCCTTAACTTATTTGTTTGGTCTTGCTATACTCTTTACTAGAATTGCCCAGCGCAGTCAAAATAATGTTGGCAGCCTCTAAAAGGGATATCTTGCTAGTCTTTTCTCGTTGTTGCCTTGGAATCGatcaatcaaatgtactggcactaAAACGAGATGTATAATGTATTGTGAGGACAAGTCATCTTTCTACCACATATGTTGCTGCACGCAAAATTACACATGAGTACGCGACATCACACCCTAGGAAACTGAAAAATCTGCTCCCATGTTGCTCGAAATATGGCAAGTCAATTATAAgatattaccgaaaaaggctttcgccccgctttataaataaagcaaaccaccacagCCACAAGGTTCACACACACGCACACAGTAGCATCACGACAGATTGTACAAAAGGGTTCTGccgagggcacagctcaacaagccccaaaaagaaaaaagacaaagcaGACGAGCCGCAACAAGGAAACTAATCCGGCTCAGGTGGTGGCGGAGGAAGCGGCGGCGCCAAGCGAAGAGCCATCGCACGAAGGTCAGCAATGATGATGTTGATGGTGTCTCGGTCCTGGtagcggctaagcggccgccaaagctacAAGTAGCCACACATTTTGTAAACCACGCCAGTCGCATGTTGAAGAGGAACACGCTGGATCACAAGTTTATTCTGAACCGTCCACAACGTCCAGACAAGGACCCCGATCGCGAGCCACCTAATGTGACGGCTAGAAAAGGGCGATTCCTGGATCTCGGCGAAGAGGTTCGGGAAGTTGGTATTACACCACCGACCACCTTGCGGAGGCGGCTCCAGAGGAACTGGGCTGAAACACAGGAGAAGATGTGGTTGGAATCTTCGACCGTCCCGCACAGAGGGCACATCTCGTCGCCCGGGCCATTCCGTTTTAACACCTCCACTTTGGATGGGATACGTCCACGGATCCATTGCCAAAGGAAGATCCTGATCTTCAGAGGGAGTCTGACCGACCAGATCGCCACCAGTGGCTCAGGTCCGGGAGTGGGCGCGATGGCCCGGTATAAGGACTTGGTGGAGATGGCGCCCGAGGGCTCTAAGCTCCAGGATAGGCGATCGTGGGGCAACTCAAGATCCGGCTCGTGGGGCGCGATGGCATCCAAGAGCTCGTGCCACGCTATTATTTCCGGGGGCCCAAACGGCCGCATGaacgcgaggcgccctaagtcaataagggccgcctCCATGGAGACCCGAGGGTCCACAGCGATGGCGAACAAGTCCGGAAAGCGCGCCGCAAAGGGAGTCTCCCCAGCCCATCTACCAAACCAAAATAAGGTGGCTGATCCCGATCCAACAGTGATGGACGTCCCAATGTGGAGGACTGAGAGCAACTGAATGATggactgccagaactgggagccgCCTGCCCGCTGGCAGAAGGCCAGCGGTTGGCCGCGTTTTTACTTGTTCTGGATGATCTGGAGCCAAAAACCGCCCTCGCCATTGGCAATCCGCCAGAGCCAACGCgtcaggagggcaatgttcatgcgcTTGGAGGACATGATCCCGAGTCCGCCTCAGTCCCAAGGTTTGCAAATCTCGGGCCAACGGACCATATGGTATTTCTGCTTGTCACCCTCGCCCGCCCAGAAGAAACGGGCCTGGACCGAGCCAATCTCATGGTGAAGTGTCTCGGGCAAGCTATAGAAGCTCATGATGAACAAGAGGAGGCTGGACAGTGATGAGTTGATGAGGATTGTCCAAGCCGCCTTAGACAGCCATCTACCCTGCCAGGGCTCAATGTGATGCTGGAGCTTAAGAACTGAAGGCCTCAGGTCTGTGACGGAAAGCCGAGAGTCACTGATGGGGATCCCCAAGTAGGTAGTGGGGAATAAGCCTAATAGACAGTTAAGTCGGTTGGCAATACTCTGGCTTTCCGTTGGGGAATAACCCATCACCATGACTTTGCTCTTatcgaagttgatcttgaggcccaACAGCTGCTGAAAGCAAAGCAGGAGGAACTTGAGGTTCGTGATATCAGCCGCAGACCCCTCCACTATAATGAAGGTGTCGTCCGCATACTGAAGCAAGGAGACCCCATTGCCCCCTACTAGGTGGGGCACAATTCCGCGAATGTGGCCAGCGGCTCGCCTTGTCAAGGATAGATGCCAAAGCATCGACTACCATGTTGAAGAGGAACGGAGAGAAGGGGTCGCCCTGTCTAACCCCACAGAGTGTGGGCCTATCTCACCGTTGATGTTGACCGCAGTTTGTCCGGAGGCGACCATTTGCATGATCCTGGTGACCCAGCGGTCGTCAAATCCCTTCCGGAGCAACACCtcccg is a genomic window containing:
- the LOC123091729 gene encoding uncharacterized protein, which produces MALLFFDLSLLPSPNSNSRLLAAARALELGYAAVALDHPHRGLLADADRCHTAPFPALSSLPLPPSASLHRSRNGSPTSEPFRQYTRITLSLDSAAAAASALAPSAARLLRTYDIVAARPLTQAALDHLCQSATEIDVISIDFSHKLPFRLKLPMIKLALQRGIHFEIAYSPLIDDVNSRRQVLAEAKLLVDWTKGKNLIISSAAHNANEIRGPYDVINLCAYLLGLSMERAKAAMSVNCRLLISKATRKKHFYKETIRIDRLLPNEQLNSTKYKVGDWIGLDPISFKGDPQTLETNLEPSPNKDELPVLPTNFPAKVLCQKRHDADVSLFADRLEQSTDDSEIPVETQEETLQANRSEAHSGAVHTIMVNPENNEIVMAGSVQACVASSVDQKCIEEHVEFVEDAMELDATELCTVNLISGDSSPLSSDVKLPCSSLPRSMELFDTSLENKDPDQPSEIVDHTNACANQGYIRTSGKREEQAPLDHEIVSCSDVCLEGKCLDKPDNVPVDSKTHRHAVESLGCSTVGRDDESPLNLTVPLSTDLCEDIVLPAHQVEQNVDEGIENTDSYKVEPVYRNAVRMISVENTLSGQEISSAAVVYDKGSSDGTWANNELEEPNLKKPNASLEKDVAKVDEGPLNYDSADKVDISTARSEKRRQKLLLHGPSYVPFLGFLKPVSFKKKVCKVVSRRKS